The nucleotide sequence GCGCCCACGCACTCGGGCCATACCGGCACGATCGGGGCGGGACCCGCACCCAGCCGGGCCGGGGCACCACTCGGGCGGTGACCCGGCGCAACCGAGGCAAGGCGGCAAGGCACGGCACGGATTCAGACCGAGGAGGGCGACAGCCGATGGACGGTACGGCACGGCTACTCGTGGTCGAGGACGAGCCGACCCTGCGCGAACTACTCTCGGCGACCCTGCGGTTCGCCGGCTTCGCGGTCGTGTCCGCCGCCACCGGCGCGGAGGCGATCGCCCTGTCCGGCAGCCAGGCACCTGACCTCGTGCTGCTGGACGTCATGCTGCCGGACATGGAGGGCTTCGACGTGATACGTCGCCTGCGCGCCCGCGGCCAACCGGTACCGGTCCTGTTCCTCACCGCCCGCGACGCGCCCGAAGACAAGGTCAACGGCCTGACGCTGGGCGGTGACGACTACGTGACCAAGCCGTTCGACCTGGAGGAGCTGATCGCCCGCATCCGCGCGATCCTGCGCCGCACCAGCGGTGCCGGCGGCGAGCTCACCGTCGGCGACCTCACCCTCGACCCGGACGGCCGCCAGGTCACGCGCGGCGGGCGGGCGGTGCGCCTGTCGCCCACCGAGTTCCGCCTCCTGCACTACCTGATGGCGAACGCGGGCCAGGTCGTCCCCAAAGCCCGCATCCTCGACGAGGTCTGGCGGTACGACTTCGGCGGCGACCCCAGCATCGTCGACACCTACATCAGCTACCTGCGCCGCAAGGTGGACACGGCGGAGCCCAAGCTCATCCACACCGTGCACGGCGTCGGCTACGTCCTGCGCAGGCCGCGCCCGTGAAGCGCCTCTCGCTGCGGGCGCGGCTCCTGCTGATCTGCGTGGCGCTGCTGGCGGTCGGGTTCACAGTCAGCGGCGCCGTGGTCTCGCAGGTGCTGCGCGGCCACCTTGTCGACCGGGTGGACTCGCAGCTGGTACAGCTCACCACCCTCCTGGGCGGCGTCTCGCCGGACGCGATCCCCGCCTTCGACCCCACCGTCATACCCAGCGAGCTCGGCGCCCGGCTCGACCTGATCGCCGACGTCGAGATCGTGTACCTCCACGCCGACGGCGGAGTTGAACGCCTCATGCACACCCCCGGCCCCGGCGCACCCCAACTGCCCCGCCTCGACACCGCGGCCGTCGCGGCGCACGGCGGTCGGCCGTTCGGCGTGGCCGACGTGGACGGCGGGGCCGGGTGGCGGGTGGTCGCGCTCCCCCGCTCGGCCGCGCCGCTGCTGGGCAGCCCGCCACCGGCCGGGAGTGGCATCGCCGTGGCCGCCTCCACCTCCGCCGTCGACGGCACGGTCAGCCGCCTGCGGACCATCTGCCTGCTCACCGGGCTCGCTCTGGTAGCGGTGCTCGCGGCGGCCGGCTGGTTCGCGATCCGCGCGGGGCTGCGACCGCTGCGCCGGATCGAGCAGACCGCGGCGGCCATCGCGGGCGGCGACCTGTCCAAGCGGGTACCGGCCGAGGCCCCGCCCGGCACCGAGATCGGCCGCCTCTCCACCGCGCTGAACGGCATGCTCGGCCAGGTCGAGACCGCGTTCGCGGCGCGGGCGGCGTCGGAGGCGCGGATGCGGCGGTTCGTGGCGGACGTGAGCCACGAGCTGCGCACGCCACTGTTCGGCATCAAGGGCTTCACGGAGCTGTACCGGATGGGCGGCGTCACCGGCGACGCCGAGGTGGCCCTCACGATGGCGCGCATCGAGAGCGAGTCCGCCCGGCTGGCGAAGCTGACCGAGGACCTGCTGCTACTCGCCCGGCTGGACGAGGGCGAGGCCGGCCTGCCGCTGCACCGCGCGCCGATGGACCTGCGCACCCTCGCCGCCGACGCCCGCCGCGACCTCCACGCGCTCGACCCCACCCGCGAGGTGACGGTGACCGGACCGGGCGGCGCCGGCCCACCCGGTCCGGCGCCGGTCGACGGCGACGAGGCCCGCCTCCGCCAGGTGGTCGCCAACCTGGTCGGCAACGCGGTCGCGCACACACCCGCCGGCACCCCGGTGCGCATCGGCGTCGGTGTCGAGGACGGCGCCGCGGTGTTCGAGGTGGCGGACCGCGGCCCGGGCCTGGCACCGGAAGACGCCGTCCGAGTCTTCGACCGCTTCTACCGCACCAGCGACGCCCGAGACCGCACCAGCGACTCCCGAGACCGCACCGACTCCCGAGACCGCACCGACTCCCGGGACCGCACCACCGTGACCCCAGACCCCACCCACAACACCCGGGACCGCACCACCGTGACCACAGACCCCACCCACAACACCCGCGGCCGCACCAGCGAGCCCCGAGACCCCACCCACCAACCCCAGGACCGGACGAGCGACACCCGAAGCCCCACCCACGACTCCGAAAAACCAACCACCCACACCCCAGACCCCACTCACCACACCCCAGGCCACACCAGCGACACCCGAAGCCCAAGCAACGACTCCGAAAAACCAAGCACCCACTCCCCAGACCCGACCCACCACGCCCCAGACCACACCAGCGAAACCCAAGACCCGAGCAACGACTCCGGAAAACCGACCACCCACGCCCAAGGCCCAACCAGCGACACCCGAGACCCCACGCGCGACCCCCACGGC is from Phytohabitans houttuyneae and encodes:
- a CDS encoding sensor histidine kinase, with the translated sequence MKRLSLRARLLLICVALLAVGFTVSGAVVSQVLRGHLVDRVDSQLVQLTTLLGGVSPDAIPAFDPTVIPSELGARLDLIADVEIVYLHADGGVERLMHTPGPGAPQLPRLDTAAVAAHGGRPFGVADVDGGAGWRVVALPRSAAPLLGSPPPAGSGIAVAASTSAVDGTVSRLRTICLLTGLALVAVLAAAGWFAIRAGLRPLRRIEQTAAAIAGGDLSKRVPAEAPPGTEIGRLSTALNGMLGQVETAFAARAASEARMRRFVADVSHELRTPLFGIKGFTELYRMGGVTGDAEVALTMARIESESARLAKLTEDLLLLARLDEGEAGLPLHRAPMDLRTLAADARRDLHALDPTREVTVTGPGGAGPPGPAPVDGDEARLRQVVANLVGNAVAHTPAGTPVRIGVGVEDGAAVFEVADRGPGLAPEDAVRVFDRFYRTSDARDRTSDSRDRTDSRDRTDSRDRTTVTPDPTHNTRDRTTVTTDPTHNTRGRTSEPRDPTHQPQDRTSDTRSPTHDSEKPTTHTPDPTHHTPGHTSDTRSPSNDSEKPSTHSPDPTHHAPDHTSETQDPSNDSGKPTTHAQGPTSDTRDPTRDPHGRTDDTRGDTSSAQGRGGGAGLGLAIVASLVGAHGGHVGVITPADGRGAVFRVTLPTIDQGVELHTP
- a CDS encoding response regulator transcription factor — encoded protein: MDGTARLLVVEDEPTLRELLSATLRFAGFAVVSAATGAEAIALSGSQAPDLVLLDVMLPDMEGFDVIRRLRARGQPVPVLFLTARDAPEDKVNGLTLGGDDYVTKPFDLEELIARIRAILRRTSGAGGELTVGDLTLDPDGRQVTRGGRAVRLSPTEFRLLHYLMANAGQVVPKARILDEVWRYDFGGDPSIVDTYISYLRRKVDTAEPKLIHTVHGVGYVLRRPRP